A genomic region of Alistipes megaguti contains the following coding sequences:
- a CDS encoding hybrid sensor histidine kinase/response regulator transcription factor — protein sequence MVGFRHTFFTLLLLLATSPLFGAIEFRTLSVNDGLSQSTVLAIAQDPLGRIWMGTQDGLNCYDGYSFRVYRPVEGDPQSLDDNAISALLSEGRYLWIGTSSGLSCYDASTQRFENFRLDGYRMQVSDIARQGDGNLLLATDLGIVLFDRRSRRLEIRTYLKGISVHTICPSPDGFLVGTSDGVYTYSSTYGNAIRVLPQMARFDVASIVAADGGYWVATHGNGLYRLDTHLQVVERYSAARNPGLVSDYIRVLRRDSEGRLWIGTFDGLSILDPRTGRFDKYVYTSRPGSLSHNSIRAIFIDSQRGVWLGTYYGGVSYYHPLARRFGVLSHDPARNSLGDNTVSCIVEDLSAESLWIGTNDDGVNRYDRRTGRFEEFNVASGSLLSNNVKCILPDGPDRLWIGTHAGGLTRMETSTRRTRHYPVNASIPINNSCYALLKDDDGMLWVGTLNGLLLFDPATGRFRPHPCADLEPRLGTLPVTTLFRDSQQRVWIGTQAGLYRWDPDQRRVIACDLTTAETEFAPPRLQEVVIMSVTEDSHHDIWIGTRQGLYRFRSKMPGFRRYAVADGLPNDVVYGILEDELSRLWISTNAGLACFDIQKETFRNYTLRDGLANNQFNPYAYCRSRDGAFWFGGLGGITWFRPHELVDNPFAPVARITDVVVTDAEGDRRVRIERDSVGQVVRAAFPSIRNIFTIQFVAVNPLAGGRNTFAYKLEGFNTRWYETSHLEANYSNLKPGHYLFRVRAANNDGRWSDEVATVAIRVLPMWWQTLAARLLWVLLALGAVGGVIAAIAGRMRMKVQLQMERLEKESIEELSQEKIRFYINLSHELRTPLTLILSPLQEIRDHGTSDKYVASRLDYIRRNSLKLLHIVNQMLDYRKAELGVFRMRVALQDVDAIVAEVFSLFEEAAQNRDMDYILSSDLKGEALPVDRMFLEMMLTNLLSNAFKFTPNGGIIRVTLQRGEGCFRIQVRDNGIGITREQQAHVFERFYQGDESSSGSGIGLSIVQRIVELHQGSVTLNSEPGRFTEFTITLSDDLESYPVEKRARENDIRGSIIRDAGKSLPEAWLGDGGSPLPAEETDAQTRGTILVAEADVEVARYVADYFRKHYRVVTVSDGNEALEQLKSLEPDLIIADRMLPGIDGLKLCQTVKQNIRTCHIPVVMLAPEGGLEEQITGIEAGADSYLPMPLSITLLAAKVQNLLKARYRMRHHYSDDTEIDPDKITSNSMDGEFLKKAIRIVEENLDNEEFSSNDFSKALCMSRSNLHLKMKSITGESATKFIRKIRFNRACQLLLERKYSIAEISSMVGFNSPSYFATSFKKHVGCLPTEYVRARTRGDRDKESRDGRDGRDGRDGRETGRSGQENRENREK from the coding sequence ATGGTTGGATTTCGACATACGTTCTTCACGCTGCTCCTGCTTCTGGCGACCTCACCGCTCTTCGGAGCCATCGAATTCCGAACCCTCTCGGTCAACGACGGCCTCTCGCAGTCGACCGTACTGGCCATCGCACAGGATCCGCTGGGCCGCATCTGGATGGGAACGCAGGACGGTCTGAACTGTTACGACGGCTACTCCTTCCGCGTCTACCGTCCTGTCGAGGGGGATCCACAGAGCCTCGACGACAATGCGATCAGCGCCCTGCTCAGCGAAGGCCGCTATCTCTGGATCGGCACCTCTTCGGGACTTTCGTGTTACGACGCCTCGACGCAGCGTTTCGAGAATTTCCGCCTCGACGGCTACCGCATGCAGGTCTCGGACATTGCCCGGCAGGGGGACGGCAATCTGCTGCTGGCCACCGATCTGGGAATCGTGCTGTTCGACCGCCGGAGCCGCCGGCTTGAGATCCGCACCTACCTGAAGGGGATCAGCGTCCATACGATCTGCCCCTCGCCCGACGGCTTTCTGGTCGGCACCTCCGACGGCGTCTACACCTACTCGTCGACCTACGGCAATGCCATCCGCGTCCTTCCGCAGATGGCCCGCTTCGACGTGGCCAGCATCGTGGCCGCCGACGGCGGCTACTGGGTCGCCACCCACGGCAACGGCCTCTACCGGCTGGATACCCATCTGCAGGTGGTCGAACGCTATTCGGCGGCACGGAATCCGGGACTCGTTTCGGACTATATCCGCGTGCTGCGCCGCGACTCCGAGGGACGTCTCTGGATCGGCACCTTCGACGGACTTTCGATTCTCGATCCCCGCACGGGGCGCTTCGACAAGTATGTCTACACCTCCCGCCCCGGATCGTTGAGCCACAACTCCATCCGGGCGATCTTCATCGACAGCCAGCGCGGCGTGTGGCTCGGCACCTACTACGGCGGTGTGAGCTACTACCATCCGCTGGCCCGGCGCTTCGGGGTGCTGAGCCACGATCCGGCGCGCAATTCGCTGGGTGACAATACGGTGAGCTGCATCGTCGAGGATCTTTCGGCCGAGAGCCTCTGGATCGGCACCAACGACGACGGCGTGAACCGTTACGACCGCCGTACGGGCCGCTTCGAAGAGTTCAACGTGGCCTCGGGATCGCTGCTCTCGAACAACGTCAAGTGCATCCTGCCCGACGGCCCCGACCGCCTCTGGATCGGGACCCATGCCGGCGGACTCACCCGCATGGAGACATCGACCCGGCGCACGCGCCACTATCCGGTCAACGCCTCGATCCCGATCAACAACAGCTGTTACGCCCTGCTCAAGGACGATGACGGGATGCTGTGGGTCGGGACGCTCAACGGCCTGCTGCTGTTCGATCCGGCAACGGGACGCTTCCGGCCCCATCCCTGTGCGGATCTCGAACCCCGGCTGGGGACGCTGCCCGTCACGACGCTCTTCCGCGATTCGCAGCAGCGCGTATGGATCGGCACCCAGGCGGGGCTCTATCGCTGGGATCCGGATCAGCGGCGGGTCATCGCCTGCGATCTGACCACCGCGGAGACGGAATTCGCTCCGCCCCGACTGCAGGAGGTCGTAATCATGAGCGTTACGGAGGATTCGCACCACGATATCTGGATCGGTACCCGGCAGGGGCTCTACCGCTTCCGGTCGAAGATGCCCGGGTTCAGACGCTATGCGGTGGCCGACGGACTCCCCAACGACGTCGTTTACGGCATTCTGGAGGACGAACTTTCGCGTCTGTGGATCTCGACCAACGCCGGACTGGCCTGTTTCGACATTCAGAAGGAGACGTTCCGCAACTACACGCTGCGCGACGGCCTGGCCAACAACCAGTTCAACCCCTATGCCTATTGCCGCAGCCGTGACGGGGCCTTCTGGTTCGGGGGACTGGGCGGCATCACCTGGTTCCGGCCTCACGAACTGGTCGACAACCCCTTTGCCCCCGTGGCCCGGATCACGGATGTCGTGGTGACCGATGCCGAGGGAGACCGCCGCGTGCGGATCGAACGCGATTCGGTGGGTCAGGTCGTGCGGGCGGCCTTTCCGTCGATCCGCAACATCTTCACCATCCAGTTCGTGGCGGTCAATCCGCTGGCCGGCGGGCGCAATACCTTCGCCTACAAACTCGAGGGATTCAATACGCGGTGGTACGAGACCTCGCATCTGGAGGCCAACTACTCGAACCTCAAGCCCGGGCACTACCTCTTCCGGGTGCGCGCGGCCAATAACGACGGCCGCTGGAGCGACGAGGTGGCAACGGTTGCCATCCGCGTGCTGCCGATGTGGTGGCAGACGCTGGCAGCCCGGCTGCTGTGGGTGCTGCTGGCGCTGGGCGCCGTCGGCGGGGTGATTGCCGCCATTGCCGGGCGTATGCGGATGAAGGTGCAGCTGCAGATGGAGCGCCTCGAAAAGGAGTCCATCGAGGAGCTGAGCCAGGAGAAGATCCGCTTCTACATCAACCTTTCGCACGAACTGCGCACGCCGCTGACGCTGATCCTCTCGCCGCTGCAGGAGATCCGCGACCACGGCACGTCGGACAAATACGTCGCTTCGCGTCTGGACTATATCCGCCGCAACAGCCTGAAACTCCTGCACATCGTCAACCAGATGCTGGATTACCGCAAGGCCGAGCTCGGCGTCTTCCGCATGCGGGTGGCGCTTCAGGACGTGGATGCCATCGTGGCGGAGGTCTTCTCGCTGTTCGAGGAGGCGGCCCAGAACCGGGACATGGATTACATCCTCAGTTCGGACCTTAAGGGCGAGGCGCTGCCCGTCGACCGGATGTTCCTCGAGATGATGCTGACGAACCTGCTCTCGAACGCCTTCAAGTTCACGCCCAACGGCGGGATCATCCGTGTGACGCTGCAACGCGGCGAGGGGTGTTTCCGCATCCAGGTGCGCGACAACGGTATCGGCATCACGCGCGAGCAGCAGGCACACGTCTTCGAGCGTTTCTATCAGGGCGACGAATCCTCGTCGGGTTCGGGGATCGGCCTTTCGATCGTCCAACGGATCGTTGAACTCCACCAGGGGAGCGTCACGCTGAACAGCGAACCCGGCCGTTTCACGGAGTTCACCATTACGCTGTCGGACGATCTGGAGAGTTATCCGGTCGAGAAGCGGGCCCGGGAGAACGACATCCGGGGTTCGATCATCCGCGATGCCGGGAAGTCGCTGCCCGAGGCGTGGCTGGGTGACGGCGGGAGCCCGCTTCCGGCGGAGGAGACCGATGCTCAGACGCGCGGGACGATTCTCGTTGCCGAAGCGGATGTCGAGGTGGCGCGCTACGTGGCGGATTATTTCCGCAAGCACTATCGGGTCGTTACGGTGTCGGACGGGAACGAGGCGCTGGAGCAGCTGAAGAGTCTTGAACCCGATCTGATCATTGCCGACCGGATGCTGCCGGGGATCGACGGACTGAAACTCTGTCAGACGGTGAAACAGAACATCCGCACGTGCCATATCCCGGTGGTGATGCTGGCCCCCGAAGGGGGACTCGAGGAGCAGATCACGGGCATCGAGGCCGGAGCGGACAGTTACCTGCCGATGCCGCTGTCGATCACGCTGTTGGCGGCCAAGGTCCAGAACCTGCTGAAGGCCCGTTACCGGATGCGGCACCACTATTCGGACGATACGGAGATCGATCCCGACAAGATCACCTCCAATTCGATGGACGGAGAATTCCTCAAGAAGGCGATCCGCATTGTCGAGGAGAATCTGGACAACGAGGAGTTTTCGTCGAACGATTTCAGCAAGGCCCTGTGTATGAGCCGTTCGAACCTTCACCTGAAGATGAAGTCCATTACGGGCGAGTCGGCCACGAAATTCATTCGCAAGATTCGGTTCAACCGGGCCTGCCAGCTGCTGCTGGAGCGTAAATATTCGATTGCGGAGATCAGTTCGATGGTGGGCTTCAATTCGCCGTCGTATTTTGCCACGAGTTTCAAGAAGCATGTCGGGTGTCTGCCGACGGAGTATGTTCGGGCCCGCACGCGCGGCGATCGGGACAAGGAGAGCCGCGACGGACGTGATGGACGCGACGGGCGTGACGGACGTGAAACCGGCCGCTCCGGGCAGGAGAACCGCGAAAACCGGGAGAAATAA
- a CDS encoding ribose-phosphate pyrophosphokinase produces MAIHKIKIFSGRGSEYLAKKIAASFGTTLGQVEVLRFSDGEFQPCYNESIRGCTVFIIQSTFPPSDNLMELLMMIDAARRASAYKVVAVMPYFGWARQDRKDRPRVPIGAKLVANLLMAAGVDRVMTMDLHADQIQGFFDVPVDALYASGIFVPYIKSLNIEDLSIAAPDMGGAKRANTYAKHLGTPIIISHKERAKANVVGKMTAIGEVEGRNILIVDDMIDTAGTICMAADMLMSRGAKSVRAAITHPVLSGPAYERINDSALEEVIVTDTIPLNPDKDLHKFTVLSVADIFADVIERVHNYKEISSIFFK; encoded by the coding sequence ATGGCTATCCACAAAATCAAAATCTTTTCCGGCCGCGGTTCGGAGTATCTCGCCAAGAAAATAGCCGCCAGCTTCGGCACGACTCTCGGTCAGGTCGAAGTCCTGCGCTTCAGCGACGGCGAATTCCAGCCCTGCTACAACGAATCGATCCGTGGCTGCACGGTATTCATCATCCAGTCGACCTTCCCGCCCTCGGACAACCTCATGGAACTGCTCATGATGATCGATGCCGCACGCCGCGCCTCGGCCTACAAGGTCGTTGCCGTGATGCCCTACTTCGGCTGGGCCCGTCAGGACCGCAAGGACCGTCCCCGCGTGCCGATCGGAGCCAAACTGGTAGCCAACCTCCTGATGGCCGCCGGTGTCGACCGCGTCATGACGATGGATCTCCATGCCGATCAGATCCAGGGATTCTTCGACGTGCCCGTGGATGCCCTCTACGCCAGCGGTATCTTCGTCCCCTACATCAAGAGCCTCAACATCGAGGACCTCTCGATCGCCGCACCCGACATGGGCGGCGCCAAACGGGCCAACACCTATGCCAAACACCTCGGTACGCCGATCATCATCTCCCACAAGGAGCGCGCAAAGGCCAATGTCGTGGGCAAGATGACCGCCATCGGTGAGGTCGAGGGCCGCAACATCCTGATCGTCGACGACATGATCGACACCGCCGGCACGATCTGCATGGCCGCCGACATGCTCATGTCGCGCGGTGCGAAGAGCGTGCGCGCAGCCATCACCCACCCCGTGCTGTCGGGTCCCGCCTACGAGCGCATCAACGACAGCGCCCTGGAGGAGGTGATCGTCACGGATACCATTCCGCTCAACCCCGACAAGGATCTGCACAAGTTTACGGTGCTGTCGGTGGCCGACATCTTTGCCGACGTCATCGAACGCGTCCACAACTACAAGGAGATCTCCTCGATCTTCTTCAAATAG
- the yihA gene encoding ribosome biogenesis GTP-binding protein YihA/YsxC: MQISKAEFKCSSERISQVPKDNLPDIAFIGRSNVGKSSLINLLTGRQGLAKVSGTPGKTRLINHFRINDSWYLVDLPGYGYARTSKLQRGEFSRIITDYVLRCEKLHYLFVLVDIRLEPQRIDLRFIEMLGQNGVPFGIIFTKADKLSKTQREKSIERFRKALAEQWEELPPMLVSSSEQGLGRDEILDFIDSCLKV; the protein is encoded by the coding sequence ATGCAAATCTCGAAAGCCGAATTCAAATGCTCCTCCGAGCGGATCTCCCAGGTCCCCAAGGACAATCTGCCGGACATCGCCTTCATCGGACGCAGCAACGTCGGCAAATCGTCGCTGATCAACCTGCTGACCGGCCGTCAGGGGCTGGCCAAAGTCTCCGGAACACCCGGCAAAACGCGTCTGATCAACCACTTCCGGATCAACGACTCGTGGTATCTGGTCGATCTTCCGGGATACGGTTACGCCCGCACGTCGAAGCTCCAGCGCGGCGAATTCTCGCGCATCATCACCGATTACGTCCTGCGCTGCGAAAAACTGCACTACCTCTTCGTGCTGGTCGACATACGGCTCGAACCCCAGCGCATCGACCTGCGCTTCATCGAGATGCTCGGCCAGAACGGCGTCCCCTTCGGCATCATCTTCACCAAGGCAGACAAACTCTCCAAAACCCAGCGCGAAAAGAGCATCGAACGTTTCCGAAAGGCACTCGCCGAACAGTGGGAAGAGTTGCCTCCGATGCTGGTCAGCTCCTCCGAACAGGGGCTCGGACGCGACGAAATTCTCGATTTCATCGACTCCTGTCTGAAAGTTTAA
- a CDS encoding acyloxyacyl hydrolase has protein sequence MNRSLRRRILLLLTGVIACGAGFARGQNPGTECDSLKGCQNAYEAGYQAGYEAGYRAGRAEGGSTAPNGQTGLQTGNQTGKNSPLRFGNTSTNRFGAERRNLGQKTFADDNTSGRRFMHRLGAEFRPEYISPTNPFLRGENNAGLPIDLALSGHLRYAFQFRPGSTPDRIYGGAYQGLGVAYYDFQRPDELGNPVALYLFQGARIARLAPRLTFDYEWNFGLSFGWQPYDLNTNPNNKMMGSKINAYLNVDLLLRWRVLREVDLTAGVALTHFSNGNTKYPNAGLNSLGGRIGLTCNFGRLSPETTPRTLGPAFPRHVSYDLVLFGSWRRKGIEVGDKQYAAPDAYTVVGFNFAPMYNFGYKFRAGVSLDGVYDGSANVIAASSIEQLGSTAEIETVNPGFDHQIALGISARGEFVMPYFNIGIGLGVNVLHKGGDLRSFYQMLTLKVAVTHSSFVHIGYSLRDFHMPNFLMLGVGYRFNNKYPRHR, from the coding sequence ATGAACCGATCCCTCCGACGCCGAATCCTGTTGCTCCTGACCGGAGTGATCGCATGCGGTGCGGGCTTCGCCCGGGGACAAAATCCCGGCACGGAGTGCGATTCACTCAAGGGATGCCAAAACGCCTACGAAGCAGGATATCAAGCCGGTTATGAAGCCGGATACCGGGCCGGCCGGGCCGAAGGCGGCAGCACCGCTCCGAACGGACAAACCGGACTCCAGACCGGCAACCAAACCGGCAAAAACAGCCCGCTGCGCTTCGGAAACACCTCGACAAACCGTTTCGGTGCGGAGCGTCGGAACCTCGGTCAAAAGACTTTTGCCGATGACAATACCTCCGGACGCCGTTTCATGCACCGTCTCGGAGCCGAATTCCGCCCCGAGTACATCTCCCCGACCAACCCCTTCCTGCGGGGTGAAAACAACGCCGGACTCCCCATTGACCTCGCCCTCTCGGGACACCTCCGCTATGCGTTCCAGTTCCGCCCCGGGTCGACCCCCGACCGCATCTACGGCGGCGCCTATCAGGGTCTCGGCGTGGCCTACTACGACTTCCAGCGCCCCGATGAACTGGGCAATCCCGTGGCCCTGTACCTCTTCCAGGGGGCCCGCATCGCACGGCTGGCTCCGCGGCTGACCTTCGACTACGAGTGGAACTTCGGTCTCTCGTTCGGCTGGCAACCCTACGATCTCAACACAAACCCCAACAACAAGATGATGGGGTCGAAGATCAACGCCTACCTCAACGTCGATCTGCTGCTCCGCTGGCGCGTCCTGCGCGAGGTAGACCTCACGGCCGGCGTGGCCCTCACCCACTTCTCCAACGGAAACACCAAATACCCGAACGCCGGGCTGAATTCGCTCGGCGGACGCATCGGACTGACCTGTAATTTCGGACGCCTCTCGCCAGAAACCACTCCCCGGACACTCGGTCCCGCCTTCCCGCGCCACGTGAGCTATGATCTGGTCCTCTTCGGGTCGTGGCGCCGCAAGGGAATCGAGGTCGGTGACAAGCAATATGCCGCCCCGGATGCCTACACAGTCGTGGGATTCAACTTTGCGCCGATGTACAACTTCGGCTACAAGTTCCGCGCCGGCGTCTCGCTGGACGGCGTCTACGACGGCAGCGCCAACGTCATCGCGGCCTCCTCGATCGAACAGCTCGGTTCGACGGCCGAGATCGAAACCGTCAATCCGGGATTCGACCACCAGATCGCCCTCGGGATTTCGGCCCGCGGCGAGTTTGTCATGCCCTATTTCAACATCGGCATCGGATTGGGTGTCAACGTCCTGCACAAGGGCGGCGACCTCAGGTCGTTCTACCAGATGCTGACCCTCAAGGTTGCCGTCACCCACAGTTCGTTCGTCCACATCGGCTACAGCCTGCGCGACTTCCACATGCCCAACTTCCTGATGCTGGGCGTCGGATACCGCTTCAACAACAAATATCCGCGCCACCGCTGA
- a CDS encoding arginine decarboxylase, translating into MKDKYIDLIEQSFDFPQDEFSVEDNELNFHDIPLMEIIKQYGTPLKITYLPKISQQINRAKRMFNVAMAKVDYKGSYNYCYCTKSSHFSFVLEEAMKNDIHLETSSAYDIHIINALYDSGIIDKDRYIICNGFKRPQYVENIAQLVNDGFTNTIPVLDNKEELDLFEDAFTKKCKVGIRIACEEEPKFDFYTSRLGIRYNDIVAFYKSKLKNSKKFQLKMLHFFINTGIKDTAYYWNELSKCMNVYCELKTICPELDSLNIGGGFPIKNSLNFEYDYEYLTEEIVAQIKNICQRNGIEEPNIFTEFGSFTVGESGAALYSIVNQKQQNDRENWYMIDSSFITTLPDTWGINQRYIMLAINNWDKEYQRVLLGGLTCDSEDFYNSECHSNAIFLPKLEPGNTQYIGFFHTGAYQESLGGFGGIQHCLIPAPKHIVIDRDKSNNEYYTRLFAKEQSYRSMLRILGY; encoded by the coding sequence ATGAAAGACAAGTACATCGACCTGATCGAACAGTCGTTCGATTTCCCGCAGGATGAGTTCTCCGTCGAGGACAACGAGCTCAATTTCCACGACATCCCCCTCATGGAGATCATCAAACAGTACGGAACCCCGCTCAAGATCACCTACCTGCCGAAGATCTCCCAGCAGATCAACCGCGCCAAACGCATGTTCAACGTGGCCATGGCAAAGGTCGACTACAAGGGCTCCTACAACTACTGCTACTGCACCAAGTCGAGCCACTTCTCCTTCGTGCTCGAAGAGGCCATGAAGAACGACATCCACCTGGAAACCTCCTCGGCATACGACATCCACATCATCAACGCCCTCTACGACAGCGGAATCATCGACAAGGACCGCTACATCATCTGCAACGGCTTCAAACGCCCGCAGTATGTCGAAAACATTGCCCAGCTGGTCAACGACGGATTCACGAACACCATCCCCGTGCTGGACAACAAGGAGGAGCTCGACCTCTTCGAGGATGCCTTCACCAAAAAATGCAAGGTCGGCATCCGCATCGCCTGCGAGGAGGAGCCCAAGTTCGACTTCTACACCTCGCGACTCGGTATCCGATACAACGACATCGTCGCGTTCTACAAGTCGAAACTCAAGAACAGCAAGAAATTCCAGCTCAAGATGCTCCACTTCTTCATCAATACGGGCATCAAGGACACGGCCTACTACTGGAACGAGCTGTCGAAGTGCATGAACGTCTACTGCGAACTGAAGACCATCTGCCCCGAACTGGACAGTCTGAACATCGGCGGAGGTTTCCCGATCAAGAACTCGCTCAACTTCGAATACGACTACGAATACCTCACCGAGGAGATCGTCGCCCAGATCAAGAACATCTGTCAGCGAAACGGAATCGAGGAGCCGAACATCTTTACCGAATTCGGATCCTTCACCGTCGGCGAAAGCGGCGCCGCCCTCTACTCGATCGTCAACCAGAAGCAGCAGAACGACCGTGAAAACTGGTACATGATCGACTCGTCGTTCATCACCACGCTGCCCGACACCTGGGGTATCAACCAGCGCTATATCATGCTGGCCATCAACAACTGGGACAAGGAGTACCAGCGCGTGCTGCTCGGCGGTCTGACCTGCGACAGCGAGGACTTCTACAACTCCGAGTGCCACTCGAACGCCATCTTCCTCCCGAAACTCGAACCCGGCAACACCCAATACATCGGCTTCTTCCATACGGGAGCCTACCAGGAGTCGCTCGGCGGTTTCGGCGGCATCCAGCACTGCCTGATCCCCGCCCCGAAGCACATCGTCATCGACCGCGACAAGTCCAACAACGAGTACTACACGCGTCTGTTCGCCAAGGAGCAGTCCTACCGTTCGATGCTCCGCATCCTGGGCTACTGA
- a CDS encoding sigma-54-dependent Fis family transcriptional regulator yields the protein MTEITTVKQRFGIIGTSPLLDRALEVALRVAPTDLTVLVTGESGVGKEFFPQVIHAYSARKHNKYIAVNCAAIPEGTIDSELFGHEKGAFTGAVEARKGYFEEADGGTIFLDEVAELPHSTQARLLRVLQTGEFIRVGSSKVQKTNVRVVAATNVNLPEAISAGRFREDLYYRLATVPITVPALRERPDDIPLLFRKFAADVAVQYRMPAVTLDDAARDMLKSYYWRGNIRQLKNVAEQISAIEQVRVITPEVLVKYLPPQEGTSTMAAAGAPRMDDQTMSTERELLYKVLFDLRADINDLKRMMAELLRNGGVAASEPVHDIRALLPTTTQGRYVPAVQTPGAYGHQAAPGYGPTAGQPCGPSVGVADVQPSTPIYAESEEVTDEPPREKTKADMQREQIIRALKHNNGRRREAAAELFMSERTLYRKIKELGIEDV from the coding sequence ATGACAGAAATAACCACCGTAAAACAACGCTTCGGCATCATTGGCACCTCGCCCCTGCTGGACAGGGCGCTGGAGGTGGCGCTGCGTGTTGCGCCGACCGATCTGACGGTTCTGGTCACCGGAGAGAGCGGCGTGGGCAAGGAGTTCTTTCCGCAGGTGATCCACGCCTACTCTGCGCGCAAACACAATAAATATATCGCCGTCAACTGCGCGGCCATCCCCGAAGGGACGATCGACTCCGAGCTCTTCGGGCATGAAAAGGGGGCCTTCACCGGGGCCGTCGAGGCGCGTAAGGGGTACTTCGAGGAGGCCGACGGCGGGACGATCTTCCTGGACGAGGTGGCCGAACTTCCGCACTCGACCCAGGCGCGTCTGCTGCGCGTGCTGCAGACGGGTGAATTCATCCGCGTGGGGTCGTCGAAGGTTCAGAAGACCAACGTGCGGGTGGTGGCGGCCACGAATGTCAACCTTCCGGAGGCCATCTCCGCGGGACGTTTCCGCGAGGACCTCTACTACCGCCTGGCGACGGTTCCCATCACGGTTCCGGCGCTGCGCGAACGTCCGGACGACATTCCGCTGCTGTTCCGCAAGTTTGCGGCCGACGTGGCCGTGCAGTACCGCATGCCGGCCGTGACGCTCGACGATGCGGCACGCGATATGCTGAAGAGCTACTACTGGCGGGGCAATATCCGCCAGCTGAAGAACGTCGCCGAGCAGATTTCGGCCATCGAACAGGTGCGGGTCATCACCCCCGAGGTGCTGGTCAAATACCTGCCGCCGCAGGAGGGGACCTCGACCATGGCGGCGGCCGGCGCCCCGCGCATGGACGATCAGACGATGTCCACCGAACGCGAACTGCTCTACAAGGTGCTCTTTGATCTGCGGGCCGACATCAACGACCTGAAGCGCATGATGGCCGAACTGCTCCGCAACGGCGGAGTGGCGGCTTCGGAACCGGTCCACGATATCCGGGCGCTGCTTCCGACCACGACCCAGGGGCGTTATGTTCCGGCGGTGCAGACCCCGGGAGCCTACGGCCATCAGGCGGCGCCGGGCTATGGACCCACGGCAGGCCAGCCCTGCGGCCCGTCGGTGGGGGTGGCCGACGTGCAACCTTCGACGCCGATCTATGCCGAGAGCGAGGAGGTGACCGACGAACCGCCCCGCGAGAAGACCAAGGCCGACATGCAGCGCGAGCAGATCATCCGCGCCCTGAAGCACAACAACGGACGCCGTCGCGAAGCCGCTGCGGAGTTGTTCATGTCCGAACGGACGCTGTATCGTAAAATCAAGGAGTTGGGCATCGAGGATGTCTGA
- a CDS encoding LptE family protein: MKLKHRNLKLFLATAGVCLLTACGVSIKYSLSGASIPPDAKTFSVAYFPNNATMVSPILSSTLTDALVDMFSRRTRLMQVDEGGDFAFEGEITNYTSTTSSVSSDDYALLNRLTITVKVRFTNALDEKASWNRTFSAYEDYESTQLLTEVEGTLIPEIVDKIVTDIFQASASNW; the protein is encoded by the coding sequence ATGAAACTGAAACACAGAAATCTGAAACTCTTCCTGGCGACCGCGGGCGTGTGCCTGCTGACGGCGTGCGGCGTGTCGATCAAATATTCGTTGTCGGGCGCCTCGATTCCGCCCGATGCGAAGACCTTCTCGGTGGCCTACTTCCCGAACAACGCCACGATGGTCTCGCCGATCCTGAGCTCGACGCTCACCGACGCGCTGGTCGACATGTTCTCGCGGCGGACGCGGCTCATGCAGGTCGACGAGGGGGGTGACTTTGCCTTCGAGGGTGAGATCACGAACTATACCTCGACCACCTCGTCGGTCTCGAGCGACGACTACGCGCTGTTGAACCGCCTGACGATCACCGTCAAGGTGCGCTTCACGAATGCCCTTGACGAGAAGGCGTCGTGGAACCGCACCTTCTCGGCCTACGAGGATTACGAATCGACGCAGCTGCTGACCGAGGTCGAGGGAACGCTCATTCCCGAGATTGTCGACAAGATCGTAACCGACATCTTCCAGGCTTCGGCCTCCAACTGGTAA
- the secG gene encoding preprotein translocase subunit SecG, translating to MLYTICIALILIASVLVILAVLVQNPKSGMAANFGASNQVMGVRETTHFLEKFTWAMAIAIVVLSLVATLAMDSTKVAESNSEIAKDAKALQERVLETEAPAAMPQAEIPAAESTTEAPAETPAAQPSK from the coding sequence ATGTTATACACGATTTGCATTGCGCTGATCCTCATTGCGAGTGTTCTGGTTATTCTCGCGGTATTGGTGCAGAACCCCAAGAGCGGTATGGCCGCCAACTTCGGAGCCTCGAACCAGGTGATGGGTGTCCGTGAGACGACGCACTTCCTGGAGAAGTTCACCTGGGCGATGGCCATTGCCATTGTGGTGCTGAGTCTGGTAGCCACGCTGGCCATGGACAGCACGAAGGTTGCCGAGAGCAACTCGGAGATTGCCAAGGATGCCAAGGCTCTTCAGGAGCGGGTACTTGAGACGGAGGCTCCGGCCGCAATGCCGCAGGCCGAGATCCCGGCCGCCGAGTCGACGACGGAGGCGCCTGCCGAGACGCCTGCCGCCCAGCCTTCCAAGTAG